From a single Aestuariibius sp. HNIBRBA575 genomic region:
- a CDS encoding pentapeptide repeat-containing protein gives MRLVEDILTPAELEAIQLVSNSETPRFDILVELSGLDPRRDFTYSDLRRLNLCGADLRGYNFTGSDLRLCARNDRTIIDDTTVLTDAQTDWIELEALPIVMKMQEVETASGSDRRLVVLNELIAEFGKSAHVVTYMVSAASKADSLDEFIDFALFLPQNLSKGHARMLQTAAAKLLKKKLSRSKSRTRRDTTIVFALEAISARLQESKGTLAAKIFGYLAEIADTKNQSVQLGGTYNIERADLEKAFARIGQ, from the coding sequence ATGCGGCTTGTTGAAGACATTCTTACCCCTGCTGAACTTGAGGCAATTCAACTTGTATCAAATAGCGAGACGCCACGTTTTGACATTCTGGTAGAGCTTTCAGGCTTGGATCCACGGCGAGATTTCACTTACTCCGATTTACGGCGGCTCAATCTTTGCGGTGCCGATCTGCGCGGTTACAATTTTACCGGGTCGGACTTACGCCTTTGCGCACGCAATGATAGGACGATAATCGATGACACCACGGTCTTAACAGACGCGCAGACCGATTGGATTGAGCTAGAAGCGCTGCCTATTGTTATGAAGATGCAAGAAGTCGAAACGGCATCTGGATCAGACCGTAGGCTTGTAGTGTTGAATGAACTGATCGCTGAGTTTGGCAAATCGGCTCACGTGGTGACCTATATGGTGTCGGCGGCGTCAAAAGCGGACTCGTTGGATGAATTCATTGATTTTGCGCTGTTCCTCCCACAAAATCTGTCAAAGGGGCACGCCAGAATGCTGCAAACTGCGGCGGCTAAACTGCTCAAGAAAAAACTGTCTCGCAGTAAGAGCCGAACACGACGAGACACCACCATAGTATTTGCACTAGAAGCCATTTCTGCAAGATTGCAAGAAAGCAAAGGTACGCTTGCGGCAAAGATATTCGGCTATTTGGCAGAAATTGCTGACACGAAAAACCAGTCTGTTCAACTTGGCGGAACTTACAATATCGAACGGGCTGACCTTGAAAAGGCATTCGCCCGGATTGGGCAGTAG
- a CDS encoding mechanosensitive ion channel family protein, which translates to MSIFRRLAFVFALLFVALPATGPTLAQDATDTAPMGAITPQDSAQLDADIAVRLREILEEMANYPDVTVAVSEGIVTFRGTATTQADADALSELAARIEGVVTVRNDVTETSDIVERLNPAIERFKERAAQFLNFLPIAVIAALVFGLIVWIGFRIARAHQPWERLAPNAFIADLYRHILRIAFVIVGVVLALDIMNATALLSTILGAAGIIGLAIGFAVRDTVENFIASVMLSIRQPFAPNDTIEINGDEGKVIRLTSRATILLSFDGNHIRIPNATVFKSRIVNYSRNPERRFKLTLCVDSSADLAEMRNLAIKTVQELPFTLEHPASNAWLGDITDGGTQITIVGWIDQRETSLVRARGEALRFVKHAIEAAGVEIPDTTYRIVMNHPDSVELTPAPVHSTAPAPQAEDVKASSEEELDRIVQAERDTGEGEDLLRNDALKE; encoded by the coding sequence ATGTCCATATTCCGCCGCCTCGCCTTTGTTTTTGCTTTGTTGTTTGTCGCGTTGCCTGCAACCGGCCCCACCCTGGCCCAAGACGCGACAGACACAGCGCCGATGGGGGCGATCACCCCGCAGGATAGCGCGCAATTGGACGCGGATATCGCGGTGCGACTGCGTGAAATTCTAGAAGAAATGGCCAATTACCCCGACGTCACCGTCGCCGTCAGCGAAGGCATCGTGACCTTTCGCGGCACGGCGACAACGCAAGCCGATGCCGATGCTCTCAGCGAATTGGCCGCCCGCATCGAAGGTGTGGTGACTGTGCGCAACGACGTGACAGAAACATCTGACATTGTTGAACGCCTCAACCCTGCCATCGAACGGTTCAAAGAACGCGCCGCGCAATTCCTGAACTTTTTGCCCATCGCCGTGATCGCGGCACTGGTTTTTGGGTTGATCGTCTGGATTGGGTTTCGCATCGCACGCGCGCATCAACCTTGGGAACGGTTAGCCCCAAATGCGTTTATCGCTGACCTCTACCGGCACATTCTGCGCATCGCGTTTGTGATTGTCGGGGTTGTTCTGGCGCTTGATATCATGAACGCCACGGCCCTGCTGTCGACGATCCTTGGCGCGGCTGGGATCATCGGTTTGGCCATTGGTTTTGCGGTGCGCGATACGGTCGAAAACTTTATCGCCTCTGTCATGTTGTCGATTCGCCAGCCCTTTGCCCCCAATGACACGATTGAAATCAATGGGGACGAAGGCAAAGTCATCCGTTTGACCAGCCGTGCGACCATCCTGCTCAGCTTTGATGGCAATCATATCCGCATTCCGAATGCGACCGTGTTCAAAAGCCGGATCGTGAACTATTCGCGCAACCCGGAACGCCGGTTCAAACTAACCCTTTGTGTGGATTCGTCCGCCGACCTCGCAGAAATGCGGAATTTGGCCATTAAAACCGTCCAAGAGCTTCCTTTTACGCTGGAACACCCCGCATCCAATGCATGGCTGGGCGACATTACTGACGGTGGCACGCAGATCACCATTGTCGGCTGGATCGATCAGCGCGAAACATCCCTTGTGCGGGCCCGCGGCGAAGCGTTGCGATTCGTTAAACATGCAATCGAGGCCGCCGGTGTCGAAATCCCCGACACGACCTATCGGATTGTGATGAACCATCCTGATTCGGTGGAGTTGACCCCTGCACCGGTTCACAGCACCGCCCCGGCCCCTCAGGCAGAGGACGTAAAAGCCTCTTCTGAAGAGGAATTGGACCGGATTGTGCAGGCAGAACGCGACACAGGCGAAGGCGAAGACCTGCTGCGCAATGATGCTCTGAAAGAATAA
- the kdsA gene encoding 3-deoxy-8-phosphooctulonate synthase has translation MKNIQVGSLTLSNDAPLTVIAGPCQLESEAHALMIATAMAQACADAGAQFVFKGSFDKANRTSLSGKRGLGIEAGLAVMQTVKDALGCPVLTDIHTPEQCASVAEVVDIIQIPAFLCRQTDLLIAAGKTGAVINVKKGQFLAPWDMVNVVSKIESTGNHNILLTERGASFGYNTLVADMRSLPEMAKTGYPVVMDATHSVQQPGGQGGSSGGQREFAPVMARAAVSLGIAAVFIETHEAPDTAPSDGPNMIPLDQMPALVNTLMALDKIAKADPIRL, from the coding sequence ATGAAAAACATCCAAGTTGGGTCACTGACCCTGTCCAATGACGCGCCACTGACCGTCATCGCTGGCCCGTGCCAGTTGGAATCAGAGGCGCACGCCCTAATGATCGCCACCGCGATGGCGCAGGCCTGTGCTGATGCGGGTGCGCAATTTGTGTTCAAGGGCAGCTTTGACAAAGCCAATCGCACATCCCTATCGGGCAAACGCGGATTGGGGATCGAGGCAGGCCTAGCGGTCATGCAAACGGTCAAGGACGCGCTTGGCTGTCCGGTTTTGACCGACATCCACACGCCAGAACAATGCGCCAGCGTCGCCGAAGTGGTTGATATCATACAGATCCCGGCCTTTTTGTGCCGCCAGACCGATTTGCTGATCGCGGCCGGAAAAACCGGCGCCGTGATCAATGTAAAAAAGGGACAGTTTTTGGCGCCCTGGGACATGGTCAATGTCGTGTCCAAAATCGAAAGCACCGGAAATCACAACATTCTGTTGACCGAACGCGGTGCGTCATTTGGCTATAACACCTTGGTGGCTGACATGCGGTCCCTGCCCGAAATGGCCAAAACCGGCTATCCCGTGGTGATGGACGCAACCCATTCGGTGCAACAACCCGGCGGTCAGGGCGGATCATCCGGCGGGCAACGCGAATTTGCCCCGGTTATGGCCCGTGCGGCGGTCAGTTTGGGGATCGCGGCGGTGTTTATCGAAACACACGAAGCGCCAGATACGGCGCCATCTGATGGGCCCAACATGATCCCGCTGGATCAGATGCCGGCCTTGGTAAACACTTTGATGGCGCTAGACAAAATCGCCAAGGCGGACCCAATCCGACTGTAA
- a CDS encoding capsule biosynthesis protein has protein sequence MTTKPKARKYRIRRSEPLAAAPTSVPEDGTAASAAQPAITFPDLSDGSVSSPQPVREGQVDSTASVASETDINAIRKEGLTGRQLRMARRVAQKQGLAVTSDFDAVRQLRAKGIDPFQRANILELVSPEDPTGPQMADGGPPTGKPPQLPQTVPGNANKGKQLARIKPEQVPSTDVNKPSSADRRAGEIREIQRDIAKRRRKKLVMLASRLAVFVMLPTFIVGWYFAFAAAPMYATFAEFTVQKAEGSSSGIGDLFGGSGFGSQQDSSGVQSFLTSRDAMIRLDEEHGYVAHFSNPDIDAIQRLSENATYEEAYGLYSDNVKVGYDPTSGGLLKMEVVAASPEAAQQFSEALISYAEEMVDAQTERLRRDQMADARTAYQEAEERRSEALAQLVEAQQATSATDAASENSLILGQLQQLNTALLDKRLTLDSFLTRARPNQARVDALRTEIASIERQISVIRQEIGSSRATDNTALRISEENYTFQTLMVQQSLQSLEASRIEANRQITYLTLNVRPVAPDKATYPRVFENTMVAFLIFAGIYLMISLTASILREQVSS, from the coding sequence ATGACTACGAAACCCAAGGCTAGAAAATACCGCATTCGCCGCAGCGAACCGCTTGCTGCGGCCCCCACTTCGGTTCCCGAGGATGGGACAGCTGCGTCAGCGGCCCAACCCGCGATCACGTTCCCAGACCTGTCAGATGGGTCGGTTTCGTCGCCGCAGCCCGTCCGCGAGGGTCAGGTCGACAGCACTGCGTCCGTTGCGTCGGAAACCGATATCAATGCGATCCGCAAAGAGGGGCTGACGGGCCGACAATTGCGCATGGCGCGGCGTGTGGCCCAGAAACAGGGGCTTGCTGTTACGTCAGATTTCGACGCAGTCCGGCAATTGCGCGCCAAAGGCATCGATCCGTTTCAGCGTGCCAATATCCTTGAACTCGTTTCTCCTGAAGATCCGACGGGGCCGCAAATGGCCGACGGTGGCCCGCCTACGGGCAAACCACCACAATTGCCCCAAACCGTTCCCGGCAACGCCAACAAAGGCAAACAACTGGCGCGGATCAAACCAGAACAGGTTCCGTCGACTGATGTAAACAAGCCCTCTTCTGCGGATCGTCGTGCTGGGGAAATTCGCGAAATTCAACGTGATATCGCCAAGCGTCGCCGCAAAAAACTGGTCATGCTTGCCTCGCGGCTGGCTGTGTTTGTCATGCTGCCCACATTTATTGTTGGTTGGTATTTTGCCTTTGCCGCCGCGCCGATGTACGCCACATTCGCCGAATTCACCGTCCAAAAGGCCGAAGGGTCATCCAGCGGGATCGGCGATCTGTTTGGCGGCAGCGGCTTTGGATCACAGCAGGATTCATCCGGCGTTCAGAGTTTCCTAACGTCGCGCGATGCGATGATCCGACTGGACGAAGAACACGGGTATGTGGCCCATTTCAGCAATCCTGACATCGACGCCATCCAACGCCTGTCCGAAAATGCCACCTACGAAGAGGCTTATGGTCTTTATTCTGACAACGTCAAAGTGGGCTATGATCCAACATCAGGCGGGTTGTTGAAAATGGAAGTTGTGGCCGCGTCACCAGAGGCCGCCCAGCAATTTTCCGAAGCGTTGATTTCTTATGCCGAAGAAATGGTCGACGCCCAAACCGAACGGTTGCGCCGGGATCAGATGGCCGATGCCCGCACCGCCTATCAAGAGGCCGAAGAGCGTCGTTCTGAAGCGCTTGCGCAGTTGGTTGAAGCACAACAAGCCACGTCTGCCACCGATGCGGCCTCAGAAAACTCTTTGATTTTGGGGCAGTTACAGCAATTGAACACGGCCCTGTTGGATAAAAGGCTGACCTTGGATTCATTCCTGACCCGTGCGCGCCCCAATCAGGCCCGCGTCGATGCGCTGCGCACTGAAATTGCCAGTATCGAACGTCAGATTTCCGTCATCCGGCAGGAAATCGGCAGTTCGCGTGCGACCGATAATACCGCCCTGCGAATTTCCGAGGAAAACTATACATTCCAGACACTTATGGTCCAACAAAGCCTGCAATCACTGGAAGCGTCCCGCATAGAAGCCAATCGTCAGATCACTTATCTGACGCTGAATGTGCGCCCGGTTGCCCCTGACAAAGCGACCTATCCAAGGGTTTTTGAAAACACGATGGTGGCGTTTTTGATTTTTGCGGGTATTTACCTGATGATCTCTTTGACGGCGTCGATTTTGCGCGAACAGGTATCTTCGTAA
- a CDS encoding ABC transporter ATP-binding protein, with the protein MLEFRNVSKSFWTGKQRKVILDGASFRVDLGNSLGILAPNGTGKTTLINMMAGLEKPDEGEISRTSRISFPLGFMGGVVNRHSAMENSRYIARLYGLDPDYVEAFCRWMAGIKEYFDMPVGTYSQGMRARFTFSLMLALDFDIYLIDEGMPQTTDAEFNRKAGEVLRERLETTTVVIVSHQATTLERYARSAGVLMDGRIHMFDTLEEAKQLYDYETQG; encoded by the coding sequence ATGCTGGAATTTCGAAATGTCAGCAAGTCCTTTTGGACAGGAAAGCAGCGCAAGGTGATCCTTGATGGCGCGTCCTTTCGGGTTGATCTGGGCAATTCTCTGGGCATTCTGGCCCCCAATGGCACCGGTAAAACCACGCTGATCAATATGATGGCCGGTCTGGAAAAACCCGACGAAGGCGAAATTTCCCGTACGTCGCGTATTTCATTCCCGTTAGGATTTATGGGCGGTGTTGTGAACCGGCATTCGGCCATGGAAAACAGCCGCTATATTGCCCGGCTCTACGGTCTGGACCCCGACTATGTCGAGGCATTCTGCCGCTGGATGGCCGGGATCAAGGAATATTTCGACATGCCAGTGGGCACCTATTCCCAAGGGATGCGGGCGCGATTTACGTTCTCTTTGATGTTGGCGCTGGATTTCGACATTTACCTGATCGACGAAGGCATGCCACAAACCACAGATGCCGAATTTAATCGCAAAGCAGGCGAAGTGCTGCGCGAAAGACTGGAAACAACAACGGTGGTGATTGTGTCTCACCAGGCGACAACGTTGGAACGTTATGCCCGATCCGCGGGCGTGTTAATGGATGGTCGTATCCACATGTTTGACACCTTGGAAGAAGCGAAACAGTTGTATGACTACGAAACCCAAGGCTAG
- a CDS encoding Na+/H+ antiporter NhaA codes for MYRVWNFVTNYSLLLIIGAILALIWANTNPQTYHDFVEFVIVDDFFIGHLHDDGHGHVVRTLTLHYLVNDVLMAFFFAIAAKEVWEAIILKEGSLRGKKAATPLVATFGGMAGPIAVYLGMAYFLGSDTYDAVAKGWAIPTATDIAFSYLVGRLVFGASHPAVRFLLLLAIADDAAGLIILAIFYPSGELAPEWLLISVAAAVGVYVLFNWLPRRMDRGNEARPRSTWVRNKLSWWPYLIAGAISWYGFQEAGIHPALGLLPIVPTLPHADRAFGIFSEAETHLKDLLNHTEHLLAHPVEVVLFFFGLLNAGVEFSSIGSPTWLVLAGLLIGKPLGVLLMGWLAAGPMKLGLPEGMRTVDLFVIGCVAAIGFTVSLFVASVAFSPDDMLGNVPVQDAAKMGALFSFFAAVVSIIAGKVTRVQKQD; via the coding sequence ATGTACCGCGTCTGGAATTTCGTTACCAACTACTCACTGCTTTTGATCATCGGGGCCATTCTGGCGCTGATCTGGGCAAATACCAATCCACAAACCTATCATGACTTTGTCGAGTTTGTGATCGTCGATGATTTTTTCATCGGTCATCTGCACGATGATGGCCACGGTCACGTGGTCCGCACGCTGACGCTGCATTATCTGGTGAATGACGTTTTGATGGCGTTCTTCTTTGCGATTGCCGCAAAAGAAGTCTGGGAAGCGATCATCCTAAAAGAAGGCTCTTTGCGTGGTAAAAAAGCCGCGACGCCGTTGGTTGCGACCTTTGGTGGGATGGCTGGCCCAATCGCTGTTTATCTGGGCATGGCCTATTTCCTTGGCTCAGACACCTATGACGCCGTTGCCAAAGGTTGGGCGATCCCAACTGCGACAGACATCGCGTTTTCCTATCTGGTTGGTCGTCTGGTGTTCGGCGCAAGCCACCCTGCGGTTCGGTTCCTGTTGTTGTTGGCGATTGCCGATGATGCGGCGGGCCTGATCATTCTGGCGATTTTCTATCCATCAGGCGAATTGGCGCCGGAATGGTTGCTGATTTCGGTTGCGGCGGCTGTGGGCGTTTATGTTCTGTTCAACTGGCTGCCCCGCCGGATGGATCGCGGCAACGAAGCCCGCCCCCGTTCGACTTGGGTGCGCAACAAATTGTCTTGGTGGCCTTATCTGATCGCTGGCGCCATCAGCTGGTACGGGTTCCAAGAAGCGGGCATTCACCCCGCTTTGGGTCTGTTGCCAATCGTGCCAACCCTGCCCCATGCGGACCGCGCATTTGGCATCTTCTCTGAGGCGGAAACCCACCTCAAAGATTTGCTCAACCACACCGAACACCTGCTGGCCCACCCGGTCGAAGTGGTGCTGTTCTTCTTTGGTTTGTTGAATGCCGGGGTTGAGTTTAGCTCAATCGGGTCGCCGACTTGGCTGGTGTTGGCAGGTCTGCTGATCGGTAAACCGCTTGGGGTTCTGCTCATGGGCTGGCTGGCGGCCGGACCGATGAAACTGGGATTGCCAGAAGGGATGCGAACGGTGGATCTGTTTGTGATCGGCTGTGTGGCAGCGATCGGGTTTACCGTGTCGCTGTTTGTCGCATCCGTGGCGTTTAGTCCCGACGATATGCTGGGCAATGTTCCGGTTCAGGACGCTGCGAAAATGGGCGCATTGTTCAGTTTCTTTGCTGCTGTAGTGTCCATCATCGCCGGCAAAGTGACCCGCGTTCAGAAACAAGACTAA
- a CDS encoding uracil-DNA glycosylase family protein → MIDDLATLIPKMQTCRICQGLELGPNPIFQLDAEAKILIAGQAPGRITHAKNRPFDDPSGQRLRSWLGVDEATFYADNRMGIFPMGLCFPGSGKAGDQPPRPECAATWRAPVMDALKQVELTLVLGAYAIGWHLPQLKGKSVTEAVKYSAKGQNGIYVLPHPSPRNNRWLKQNPWFELDVIPQIQARVRHLLDRPASR, encoded by the coding sequence ATGATTGACGACTTGGCGACGCTGATTCCCAAAATGCAAACCTGTCGGATTTGTCAGGGGCTGGAACTTGGACCCAATCCGATTTTTCAGCTGGATGCAGAGGCCAAAATTCTGATCGCAGGGCAGGCGCCCGGGCGGATCACACATGCAAAAAACCGCCCCTTTGATGATCCATCCGGACAGCGGTTGCGCAGCTGGCTGGGCGTGGACGAAGCGACGTTTTATGCGGACAATCGGATGGGGATATTCCCGATGGGGCTGTGTTTTCCTGGATCAGGCAAGGCCGGGGATCAGCCGCCCCGCCCGGAATGCGCCGCTACATGGCGCGCGCCGGTGATGGATGCGTTAAAACAGGTCGAATTGACGCTGGTTCTGGGGGCCTATGCGATTGGTTGGCATCTGCCGCAGCTAAAAGGGAAATCCGTGACAGAGGCGGTGAAATACAGCGCAAAGGGGCAGAACGGGATTTATGTGTTGCCCCATCCCAGCCCGCGCAACAATCGTTGGCTGAAACAGAATCCGTGGTTTGAGTTGGACGTGATCCCACAAATTCAGGCCCGTGTTCGGCATTTATTGGACAGGCCCGCGTCACGATGA
- a CDS encoding SseB family protein codes for MTDLDNAHAKMEAAPGDDAARLRFFERLADTELFMLLTAEPEGDQIDPDVFDVEGQSFVLVFDRSERLTEFTGAPAPYAALSGRMLAQMLAGLQIGLGLNLDVAPSAMLIPADALGWLVDTLDQGPAEEEAQIEEIAPPAGLPEAVIEGVDRKLATATGLARMAYLVEVKYAIGTRGHLLAFIDAVPGAEPALASAVGEALTFSGVEAGAIDVAFFRASDPLASGLARHGLRFDLPVPAEPHIPEAQRTGPGMDPNVPPKLR; via the coding sequence ATGACCGATCTGGACAACGCCCACGCCAAAATGGAAGCCGCCCCCGGTGATGACGCCGCACGGCTGCGGTTTTTTGAACGGCTGGCCGACACGGAATTGTTCATGTTGCTGACCGCCGAACCCGAAGGCGACCAAATCGACCCGGATGTTTTTGACGTCGAAGGCCAAAGCTTTGTGCTGGTGTTTGATCGCAGCGAACGGCTGACGGAATTCACCGGCGCACCAGCCCCCTACGCGGCCCTGTCAGGGCGGATGTTGGCGCAGATGTTGGCGGGATTGCAGATCGGGTTGGGTCTGAATTTGGACGTGGCCCCATCCGCGATGCTGATCCCCGCCGATGCGCTGGGCTGGCTGGTGGATACTTTGGACCAAGGCCCCGCCGAAGAAGAGGCCCAGATCGAAGAAATCGCCCCGCCCGCCGGTCTGCCCGAAGCGGTGATCGAAGGTGTGGATCGCAAATTGGCCACGGCCACCGGGTTGGCGCGCATGGCCTATCTGGTCGAAGTCAAATACGCGATTGGCACACGCGGGCATTTGCTGGCGTTCATTGATGCAGTGCCGGGGGCGGAACCGGCCCTAGCCAGCGCAGTGGGCGAAGCTTTGACGTTTTCAGGCGTTGAGGCCGGCGCGATTGATGTGGCGTTTTTCCGCGCCAGCGATCCACTGGCATCAGGACTAGCACGTCACGGGCTGCGGTTCGATCTGCCTGTGCCCGCCGAACCCCACATCCCCGAAGCCCAACGCACCGGCCCCGGCATGGATCCGAACGTGCCACCAAAGCTAAGGTAA
- a CDS encoding 2-hydroxyacid dehydrogenase, translated as MIQILNATAVHNRDAYGAALKTALSARDLTANISSDIPGDQVDYIIYAPNGTITDFTPFTNCKAVLSTWAGVDKITSNQTLTQPLTRMVDDGLKFGMVEWVSAHVLRYHLGIDAQIVNPDHIWDQTTPPLACERAVTILGLGELGQACGQMLAQLGFNVTGWSRSQKNIDNITCLFGPDGLKQALATAEILVLLLPNTPQTDGLINADRLAQLPRGAFLLNPGRGPLIDDAALIEALDRGHLAHATLDVFRIEPLPQDDPFWSHPKVTVTAHVASETRVNTAVEVLADNIKRSEAGQSLNFLVDRDLGY; from the coding sequence ATGATCCAGATTTTAAATGCCACGGCAGTTCACAACCGCGATGCCTATGGGGCCGCGTTGAAAACCGCCCTGTCGGCGCGGGATTTAACCGCGAATATTTCCAGCGACATCCCCGGCGATCAGGTCGATTACATCATCTATGCCCCAAACGGGACGATCACCGATTTCACCCCCTTCACCAATTGCAAAGCCGTGCTCAGCACGTGGGCCGGGGTTGATAAAATCACCAGCAACCAAACCCTGACCCAGCCACTGACACGTATGGTCGATGATGGGCTGAAATTTGGTATGGTCGAATGGGTCAGCGCCCATGTGTTGCGCTATCATCTGGGGATTGATGCACAGATCGTGAACCCGGATCACATCTGGGATCAGACCACACCCCCTTTGGCGTGCGAACGGGCTGTGACCATCCTTGGATTGGGCGAATTGGGTCAGGCCTGCGGTCAGATGCTGGCGCAGCTGGGGTTCAACGTCACCGGTTGGAGCCGGTCGCAGAAAAACATCGACAATATCACCTGCCTGTTCGGCCCTGATGGGTTAAAACAGGCGTTGGCCACGGCTGAAATACTGGTGCTGCTGCTGCCCAACACGCCGCAGACCGATGGATTGATCAATGCCGACCGGCTGGCGCAATTGCCACGCGGCGCGTTCCTGTTGAACCCCGGTCGTGGCCCGCTGATTGACGATGCAGCCCTGATTGAGGCGCTGGATCGCGGCCATCTGGCCCATGCAACGCTGGATGTGTTTCGCATTGAACCCTTGCCTCAGGACGACCCGTTCTGGTCCCACCCAAAGGTCACCGTCACCGCGCATGTGGCGTCAGAAACGCGGGTGAACACAGCCGTCGAAGTTCTGGCGGACAACATCAAACGCAGCGAAGCCGGGCAAAGCCTGAATTTCCTCGTGGATCGTGATTTGGGGTATTAA
- a CDS encoding VOC family protein — translation MSIFHLAYNVDDLDAARAFYGGVLGCIEGRFTDTWVDFNFFGHQISLHLGTPFATQATGHVGDHMVPMPHLGVILPLADWLDLAERLDGQVQFEIPPIIRFAGKPGEQRTMFFRDPSGNPIEIKGFADMTQVFAS, via the coding sequence ATGTCGATCTTTCACCTTGCTTATAATGTTGATGATCTGGATGCGGCACGCGCGTTTTATGGCGGCGTTTTGGGCTGCATTGAGGGGCGGTTTACCGACACTTGGGTTGATTTCAATTTCTTTGGCCATCAAATTTCCCTGCATCTGGGCACGCCATTTGCGACCCAAGCGACAGGTCATGTGGGCGATCACATGGTGCCCATGCCGCATCTGGGTGTGATCCTGCCTTTGGCTGACTGGTTGGATCTGGCGGAACGACTGGATGGACAGGTCCAGTTTGAAATTCCGCCCATCATCCGGTTTGCCGGAAAACCGGGCGAACAGCGCACGATGTTTTTCCGGGACCCATCCGGAAACCCGATAGAAATCAAAGGCTTTGCCGATATGACACAGGTATTTGCATCATGA
- the rodA gene encoding rod shape-determining protein RodA produces the protein MSYLEYQVKYTPTGFRKLLFLNWPVILLLTAISCIGFLMLFSVAGGDIDRWATPQIKRFGIGMALMMIVALVPIYFWRNVAAVGYIVSILLLVAVDLIGFERNGAQRWVQLGPVQLQPSELAKITVVMMLAAYYDWLPVKKTSRPLWVLLPVLIILLPTFFVLKQPDLGTSLLLMMGGGAIMFFAGVHWAYFMTVISAGIGLIFAVFKTRGTDLQFLADYQYRRIDTFLDPSRDPLGDGYNIAQAKIALGSGGFTGRGFMQGTQSRLNFLPEKHTDFIFTILAEEFGFLGSFGLLCLYGLVLFFCITSALQNRDRFASLVTLGVGTTFFLFFAINMSMVMGLAPVVGVPLPLVSYGGTAMMILLMAFGLVQSAHVHRPR, from the coding sequence ATGTCCTATCTAGAATATCAGGTAAAATACACGCCCACGGGTTTTCGGAAATTGTTGTTCCTGAACTGGCCCGTCATCCTGTTGCTGACGGCGATTTCCTGCATCGGGTTTCTGATGCTGTTTTCCGTGGCGGGCGGGGATATTGACCGCTGGGCCACCCCTCAGATTAAACGGTTTGGCATCGGCATGGCCCTGATGATGATCGTGGCTCTGGTGCCTATCTATTTTTGGCGCAATGTCGCGGCGGTGGGATATATAGTGTCTATTTTGCTGTTGGTCGCGGTGGATTTGATTGGATTTGAACGCAACGGTGCGCAACGCTGGGTTCAACTTGGCCCGGTTCAATTGCAACCCTCAGAGCTGGCGAAAATCACCGTGGTGATGATGTTGGCGGCCTATTACGACTGGCTCCCGGTGAAAAAGACATCCCGCCCGCTATGGGTTTTATTGCCGGTTCTGATCATCCTGTTGCCCACGTTTTTTGTGCTCAAACAGCCCGATCTGGGCACGTCGTTGTTGCTGATGATGGGCGGCGGGGCGATCATGTTTTTCGCAGGTGTGCATTGGGCCTATTTCATGACCGTTATTTCGGCGGGGATTGGGCTTATTTTTGCGGTGTTCAAAACGCGCGGCACAGATTTGCAATTCTTGGCCGATTATCAATACCGGCGGATTGATACATTTCTGGACCCGTCTCGGGACCCGCTGGGGGATGGATATAACATCGCCCAAGCCAAAATCGCACTGGGGTCAGGTGGCTTTACCGGGCGTGGTTTCATGCAAGGTACGCAATCGCGCCTGAATTTCCTGCCTGAAAAACACACCGATTTCATTTTCACCATTCTCGCCGAAGAGTTTGGGTTTCTGGGCTCGTTTGGGCTGTTGTGCCTTTATGGTTTGGTTCTGTTTTTCTGCATCACATCTGCGCTGCAAAACCGGGATCGGTTTGCGTCATTGGTGACTTTGGGCGTGGGCACGACGTTCTTCTTGTTCTTTGCGATCAATATGTCGATGGTCATGGGATTGGCGCCGGTTGTGGGCGTTCCATTGCCGTTGGTCAGCTATGGCGGCACGGCGATGATGATCCTGTTGATGGCGTTTGGGCTGGTGCAATCCGCCCATGTTCACCGCCCGCGCTAA